The Rhodothermia bacterium genome segment ACGGAATCTTCAGTTGTTGGCAAAACTGTTCTACAAAATGAGCATCTGCTTCCGAGTCATCACCCCGTAACCGATAGTTGATGTGAACGGCTGTTACCTTATAGCCGAGCATAGTCATCGCATGGGCCAAAACTACCGAGTCTAAGCCGCCACTGAGTGCCACCAAGACTTCTTGCGGAGGATGGCCAATGGGTAAGGCGGCCATTCGCTCTCGAAATTCGGGCAATGTAGGCATGGGGCTTTATTTATTTTTGACCAGAGAGGTCTCTTCAAGTTCTTCGTTTACAAGCTCGTGGTGCTTTTTTCGATACGTTGCAAAAGTAAATCCATCGTGCTTTTCTTCTGCCTCTAATACAAACATTGTTCCGATTAGATGCCGGTATTCTGGAAAAAACACATTTGCGGTAGGGGATTGATGGACATGCGTAATCTCCAGACGGTCGCATTGGGTGAGCAATGCTGTATAAATGCTGCTTCCGCCGGAGACAAATACGATGTCGTGTTCTTGACAAGCTGAAATTGCGGCTTCCGTGCTTGGGAAGACGTGTACATCCTCGAAATCGTAGGGCAGTTCGGGTAGGTGGGAAACAACAAGATGTCGCCGATTGCCCAAGGGCTTGCCAAACTGATGTACCAACGAATCGAAGGTGAGGCGTCCCATCAAAAGCGGGTGTCCAGAGGTCATTTGTTTAAAACGCCGCAAGTCTGCCGGAATATGCCAAGGCAAATCCAAGTCTCGGCCAATGGCCAGATTGTCTGCTACGGCGGCAATTAATACCAATTCTGGGCGTTTCTTCATACCGCCACCTCGAATTTAAGATACGGGTGGTGATCGTACCCGATCAATTTGAAATCC includes the following:
- a CDS encoding dihydrofolate reductase, translating into MKKRPELVLIAAVADNLAIGRDLDLPWHIPADLRRFKQMTSGHPLLMGRLTFDSLVHQFGKPLGNRRHLVVSHLPELPYDFEDVHVFPSTEAAISACQEHDIVFVSGGSSIYTALLTQCDRLEITHVHQSPTANVFFPEYRHLIGTMFVLEAEEKHDGFTFATYRKKHHELVNEELEETSLVKNK